The proteins below are encoded in one region of Methanosarcina barkeri 3:
- a CDS encoding histone deacetylase, whose translation MKLGFGRLRDVLKTGSGTTSSEEEKEQAEGKSKIETEEARKTRIEETKPETPKGNEEITMELKKTGLEPKKEPLLPADRTGAEKTGLIFFPAFDWAISPTHPEREERLLYTRDQIFEEGLMDLPEIAEYKPRLAEYRDIARVHFCVPDIKAQATTPHLIAAGSCLVLGDALMKAEVKNAFALVRPPGHHAMTVTHGNRGFCNINNEAILVEYLRKKYGIRRIAIVDTDVHHGDGTQEIFYNDPDVLFISFHQDGRTLYPGSGFINELGGPKALGRTINIPLPPGTPDEGILYVLDSLVLPILKDFKPELVLNSAGQDNHYTDPLANMRFSAQGYAKLNEKLAPDMAVLEGGYAIQSALPYVNTGIILAMAGLDYSCVKEPDFKPGMFVQAARDRKTLEEVVAAQLENWKNRDRLVEAEVTKHGDFYRRKKQIFYDTDMIQEFQEETIRMCPDCQGYKTIDSHAHRGVDDIRIFGVSVPIYACEKCQAEAREEYRKRLIHPGYEYVYLQDKKQDEYRAYNTRIKKETVY comes from the coding sequence ATGAAACTGGGGTTTGGAAGACTCAGGGATGTACTGAAAACTGGCTCAGGGACAACTTCATCAGAAGAGGAAAAAGAGCAGGCAGAAGGGAAGAGTAAGATCGAGACTGAAGAAGCGCGGAAGACGAGAATTGAGGAAACGAAGCCTGAAACACCCAAAGGAAATGAGGAAATTACAATGGAACTAAAAAAGACCGGGTTGGAACCGAAAAAAGAACCGTTACTCCCGGCAGACCGCACTGGAGCCGAGAAGACAGGCCTTATTTTCTTCCCTGCCTTTGACTGGGCTATTTCACCGACCCATCCTGAAAGAGAAGAACGTCTTCTTTATACCAGAGACCAGATCTTTGAAGAAGGCCTGATGGACTTGCCGGAAATAGCCGAATATAAACCTCGTCTTGCAGAGTACAGGGATATTGCCAGAGTTCACTTCTGTGTGCCTGATATAAAAGCCCAGGCTACAACTCCTCACCTGATCGCAGCAGGTAGTTGTCTGGTGCTTGGAGACGCCCTTATGAAGGCAGAGGTCAAAAACGCTTTTGCGCTTGTCCGCCCACCTGGTCATCATGCAATGACAGTAACACATGGAAACCGGGGGTTTTGTAATATCAATAATGAAGCCATCCTTGTCGAGTACCTGAGAAAAAAGTACGGGATACGCAGGATTGCAATTGTTGATACTGATGTACACCATGGGGACGGAACTCAGGAAATTTTCTATAATGATCCTGATGTACTTTTTATCTCTTTCCATCAGGACGGAAGGACCCTTTACCCTGGCTCAGGCTTTATAAACGAACTGGGAGGCCCAAAAGCCCTTGGCAGAACTATCAATATTCCCTTGCCGCCAGGAACTCCAGATGAGGGCATACTTTACGTGCTTGATTCCCTTGTGCTTCCTATTCTTAAGGATTTTAAACCAGAGCTTGTCCTGAATTCTGCAGGACAGGATAACCACTATACCGATCCTCTCGCAAATATGCGCTTTTCCGCACAGGGCTATGCAAAATTGAATGAAAAACTTGCCCCTGACATGGCCGTGCTTGAAGGAGGTTATGCAATCCAGAGTGCACTTCCTTATGTAAATACAGGTATAATCCTTGCAATGGCAGGGCTTGATTATTCCTGCGTAAAGGAACCTGACTTCAAGCCAGGAATGTTTGTCCAGGCTGCCAGGGACAGAAAGACCCTGGAAGAAGTAGTTGCAGCTCAGCTTGAAAACTGGAAAAATAGGGATAGGCTTGTAGAGGCTGAAGTGACAAAACATGGGGACTTCTACCGCCGAAAAAAGCAGATCTTTTACGATACGGATATGATTCAAGAGTTCCAGGAAGAGACCATCCGGATGTGCCCTGACTGCCAGGGCTACAAAACCATTGACTCCCATGCTCATAGGGGCGTAGACGATATCAGGATCTTCGGGGTTTCGGTTCCAATCTACGCCTGTGAGAAATGCCAGGCTGAAGCCAGGGAAGAGTACAGGAAAAGGCTAATTCATCCGGGATATGAGTACGTTTACCTTCAAGATAAAAAACAGGATGAGTACAGAGCGTATAATACGAGGATAAAAAAGGAAACGGTTTACTGA
- a CDS encoding hydantoinase/oxoprolinase family protein, which yields MLIGIDVGGTTTDAVLIRNGEVCSTAKVSTEPGNLLSSLLEALDAVSRDVPPEQLERVVFSTTVITNLIAEGKTDRVALVLIPGPGVNPASYTFPDSFYLKGAMDYRGREIDPLDEVEIRRTVGLIRESGFSRAAIISKFGQRNSSHELRVEEIFREDFPGCKLELGHKVSGKLNFPRRIATAMLASATRERYQEFVEKIRKALDERNIRAPVYILKADGGTLPVEKSIEFPVETIFSGPAASTVGALALTPEGQTSVVVDIGGTTTDLALILSGKPLLASKGAKLGGFLTHVRAFAVRSIAVGGDSVIRVKDLSPGTKQITVGPDRAGPAYCMGGKETTPTDALKFLGLIEVGNPERASEAIKVTASELGKSETETAFLIVDRVARMITDAVNEMFFEWEQEPAYRVWEVLQEKKARPENVVGIGGGAKGLIAEIAKKLNANPVIPEYAEVGNAIGAAVARPTLTLNLHIDTEQKMYSVAEEGEIVSLSTTKFGNLNKVRLDEAETLASELLRKRAEDFGISEYADEAEIVNSEVFNVVNGWYTSGKLFDVSMQIPAGLIPEWKRGEKA from the coding sequence ATGCTAATAGGAATTGATGTCGGAGGCACTACCACGGATGCAGTGCTTATCCGGAATGGAGAAGTATGCAGTACTGCCAAGGTTTCCACTGAGCCCGGAAATCTTCTGAGTTCCCTGCTTGAGGCCCTTGATGCAGTCAGCAGAGATGTTCCTCCTGAACAGCTGGAAAGAGTAGTATTCAGTACAACCGTGATAACAAATCTTATTGCCGAAGGCAAAACCGACCGTGTAGCCCTGGTATTAATTCCGGGACCCGGAGTTAACCCGGCAAGTTATACTTTTCCTGACAGTTTTTATCTAAAAGGAGCTATGGATTACAGGGGAAGGGAAATCGACCCCCTTGATGAGGTCGAGATCCGAAGAACTGTGGGTTTGATCCGGGAATCAGGGTTTTCGAGAGCAGCCATTATAAGTAAGTTCGGGCAGAGGAACTCCTCTCACGAACTCAGGGTAGAGGAGATTTTCAGAGAGGACTTTCCTGGCTGTAAACTGGAACTCGGGCACAAGGTTTCGGGAAAACTGAATTTCCCAAGAAGGATAGCAACTGCTATGCTTGCCTCTGCCACAAGAGAGCGCTATCAGGAATTTGTTGAGAAAATCAGGAAAGCTCTTGATGAGAGAAATATCCGGGCTCCTGTGTACATCCTGAAAGCCGATGGCGGAACTCTCCCGGTTGAAAAATCGATAGAATTTCCTGTGGAAACTATTTTTTCGGGCCCTGCCGCAAGTACGGTTGGAGCTCTTGCCCTTACTCCTGAGGGACAGACCTCAGTTGTTGTGGATATAGGAGGGACGACAACAGACCTTGCATTAATTCTGTCAGGTAAACCCCTTCTTGCTTCTAAAGGTGCAAAACTTGGAGGTTTCCTGACACATGTCCGGGCTTTTGCAGTCCGCTCGATAGCTGTGGGGGGAGACAGTGTTATAAGGGTTAAGGACCTCAGTCCCGGCACAAAACAAATAACAGTTGGTCCTGATAGGGCAGGCCCGGCTTATTGCATGGGAGGGAAAGAAACTACCCCTACGGATGCCCTTAAGTTTCTCGGACTTATTGAGGTAGGAAATCCCGAACGTGCAAGTGAGGCGATCAAAGTTACAGCTTCCGAACTTGGAAAATCCGAAACCGAAACTGCATTCCTGATTGTGGATAGAGTTGCACGGATGATCACTGATGCAGTCAATGAAATGTTTTTTGAATGGGAACAGGAACCTGCTTACAGGGTATGGGAAGTACTGCAGGAGAAAAAAGCAAGGCCTGAAAACGTGGTTGGAATCGGAGGGGGTGCTAAGGGACTTATTGCAGAGATTGCGAAAAAACTTAATGCAAATCCTGTTATTCCTGAGTATGCTGAGGTCGGAAATGCCATAGGGGCAGCCGTTGCAAGGCCCACACTTACTCTCAACCTGCACATTGATACTGAGCAGAAAATGTACTCAGTCGCCGAAGAAGGAGAGATTGTCAGTCTAAGTACAACAAAGTTCGGTAACTTGAACAAAGTCCGGCTCGACGAGGCTGAAACCCTGGCCTCAGAACTCTTGAGAAAACGGGCTGAAGACTTTGGAATTTCCGAGTATGCGGATGAAGCTGAGATTGTTAATAGTGAGGTTTTCAATGTCGTCAACGGCTGGTATACTTCAGGGAAACTTTTTGATGTAAGTATGCAGATTCCTGCAGGCCTGATCCCGGAGTGGAAAAGGGGGGAAAAGGCATGA
- a CDS encoding NosD domain-containing protein, whose amino-acid sequence MGAAKDITVQSGGSIQAAVNSASSGDTIIVDPGTYTENITINNKDNLEIRSSQGPDKTTIASNSTGKDVISIGARTNLKIIGFTISGAGGGSSGINLNMCRDCAVENNKFLNNSVGIYLRSSANIVIRNNLVTTGTGSGIYNTQSYSTTISGNNISGYTSGIYIFNSQGSNTISGNTVSHNSGSGIQLEDTNNNNTLESNIVSSNGVRGIYLARSSKNNLKNNNVSSNGGNGIEMGYSSENTVLDNTVSGNTTTDNNHGIFLDNCTNSYVQSNTVSSCEYGIAMRYSNNNHVINNNANENGRGFYVAYTSSGNTLSGNKANSNSGNGIQLHNDTKNNIVNDNEANLNTYYGIYLENANGNNISNNVASQNSKGIVLQGSVSTQNTFSNNTLSYNGDGIRLDNSSENNIINNIISSSSTYGICLVGSCNKNKLQNNTEQGNKIGIYLTTSTENVLSQNAVSEGESGVMLSLANNNTLSRNIIHDNINDAISLGSSESNDISGNNVSSNGNGIYMCPRSYYNYVYNNCFNNLNNANIRNNRSIWYTDKTSGKNVMGGPNIGGNFWGSPSLMGFSDINLDNDSDGIIDIPYVSANGNVTDNYPLIRVVLPVAKFDVSTTKGFVPLSVQFTDRSQDATSISWDIDGDGNPDNTNKSFVHVYEKPGTYNVTLTASNRNDTSSANVQIIAEEYKILPVANFNANVTSGYAPLSVLLTDLSQNATSRKWDIGNDGTIESTDPSIVYVFTNPGTYPVSLTAINENGTSVAKPITITVTQESSSDDDDDDDGGGHSSGSGSGGGGGGGGSPEPQTNVQVKELSKAQVTNGKPVVFDFTNNATCVVYVSFDAKKTAGKITTIAEQLKAKSTLTSVLDSGEVYKYFNLWVGNSGFASEKNIGNPVVCFKVEKTWLQDKKINQNSITLNRYSDKKWSQLPVKCLKEDNGYLYFTAETPGFSFFAITGKAVEKEKVAETKPSTNTSKLEKNNTAAENKTEQKAEQKTEQEAGKSKISSIPGFEALYVVVCLFMVLLHKRK is encoded by the coding sequence GTGGGGGCGGCTAAGGATATTACCGTTCAGTCAGGTGGGTCCATACAAGCCGCAGTGAATAGCGCAAGTTCAGGTGATACAATTATCGTAGACCCGGGAACATATACTGAAAATATCACTATAAATAATAAAGATAACCTGGAAATCAGGTCATCACAGGGTCCTGATAAGACGACAATTGCTTCCAATAGCACAGGCAAAGATGTTATCTCTATTGGAGCCAGAACGAATTTAAAAATTATAGGATTTACGATCAGTGGAGCTGGAGGAGGCTCTTCAGGCATCAATCTGAATATGTGCAGGGACTGCGCCGTTGAGAATAATAAATTTTTAAACAATAGCGTGGGAATATACCTGAGGTCTTCCGCAAACATTGTAATACGCAACAACCTAGTTACTACTGGTACAGGTTCAGGAATTTATAACACACAGTCTTATTCAACCACTATTTCGGGCAATAATATTTCAGGTTATACGTCTGGAATTTATATTTTTAACTCCCAGGGTAGTAATACTATCTCAGGAAATACTGTAAGCCATAATTCTGGCAGCGGTATACAGCTGGAAGATACAAACAATAATAACACTTTAGAAAGCAACATTGTAAGCTCGAATGGGGTTAGGGGTATCTATTTAGCAAGATCAAGTAAGAACAACTTGAAAAATAATAATGTTTCTTCCAACGGAGGAAACGGAATTGAAATGGGGTACTCTTCCGAAAATACAGTTTTAGATAACACAGTTTCAGGTAACACTACAACAGATAATAACCATGGTATATTCCTGGATAATTGTACGAATAGTTACGTACAAAGCAACACAGTTTCAAGCTGTGAATACGGAATAGCTATGAGATATTCCAATAATAACCATGTGATAAACAATAACGCAAATGAAAATGGAAGAGGTTTTTACGTAGCCTATACATCCAGCGGAAATACACTCTCAGGTAATAAGGCAAATTCGAACAGCGGCAATGGTATTCAACTGCATAATGATACAAAAAATAACATTGTAAATGACAATGAAGCGAATTTGAATACTTATTATGGTATTTATCTTGAGAATGCAAACGGTAATAATATATCTAACAATGTCGCGTCCCAAAATTCGAAAGGTATTGTCTTGCAGGGCTCTGTATCCACGCAAAATACATTTTCAAACAATACTTTGAGTTACAACGGTGATGGTATTCGCCTTGATAACTCAAGTGAGAATAACATCATCAACAATATTATAAGTTCGAGCAGTACATATGGGATCTGCCTGGTGGGCTCGTGTAACAAAAATAAACTACAGAATAATACAGAGCAGGGCAATAAAATAGGCATTTACCTGACAACCTCAACTGAAAACGTGCTTTCTCAGAATGCAGTCTCTGAGGGTGAATCTGGAGTTATGCTGTCACTTGCCAACAATAACACCCTTTCACGGAATATAATTCATGACAATATTAACGATGCTATCTCCCTCGGTTCCTCTGAAAGCAACGATATTTCAGGCAACAATGTAAGCTCAAACGGTAACGGCATCTACATGTGTCCCAGAAGCTACTACAACTACGTTTATAATAACTGTTTCAATAACCTTAATAATGCAAACATTAGGAATAACAGAAGCATCTGGTACACTGATAAAACTTCAGGTAAAAATGTAATGGGCGGTCCGAATATTGGAGGCAATTTCTGGGGTAGCCCGTCACTCATGGGTTTCTCCGACATAAATCTTGATAACGACAGCGATGGTATTATTGATATTCCTTACGTTTCAGCCAACGGTAATGTTACGGATAACTACCCGCTTATACGTGTAGTGCTGCCTGTAGCTAAATTCGATGTCAGTACTACAAAGGGTTTTGTCCCACTTTCAGTTCAATTTACGGATCGTTCACAGGATGCAACCTCAATAAGCTGGGACATTGATGGTGATGGAAATCCGGACAATACCAATAAGAGTTTTGTCCATGTGTACGAGAAGCCGGGTACCTATAATGTCACTTTGACAGCAAGCAATAGAAATGATACTTCCTCAGCAAATGTGCAAATTATTGCAGAGGAATATAAAATTCTTCCTGTTGCAAACTTCAATGCCAATGTAACAAGCGGCTATGCTCCTCTTTCGGTCCTGCTTACCGACCTGTCACAAAACGCAACCTCAAGAAAATGGGATATCGGCAATGACGGAACTATAGAGTCTACGGATCCAAGCATTGTTTATGTGTTCACTAACCCTGGAACCTATCCTGTTAGCTTAACTGCAATAAATGAAAACGGCACTTCCGTGGCAAAACCTATTACAATAACTGTCACGCAAGAAAGCAGTTCAGACGACGACGATGATGATGACGGAGGCGGCCACAGCAGTGGCAGTGGTAGCGGCGGAGGCGGCGGAGGTGGTGGCTCCCCTGAACCTCAAACTAATGTCCAGGTCAAGGAACTTTCAAAGGCACAGGTTACAAACGGAAAGCCTGTAGTATTTGATTTTACAAACAATGCAACCTGTGTTGTGTATGTTAGCTTTGATGCAAAGAAGACCGCAGGTAAGATCACAACCATTGCCGAGCAGCTCAAAGCAAAATCCACTCTGACTTCAGTACTGGACTCGGGTGAGGTCTATAAATACTTCAACCTCTGGGTCGGAAACAGCGGATTTGCAAGCGAAAAGAACATTGGAAACCCTGTAGTGTGCTTCAAGGTTGAAAAAACCTGGCTGCAGGATAAGAAGATCAACCAGAATTCAATTACACTCAACAGGTACAGCGACAAAAAATGGTCACAGCTGCCTGTGAAATGCTTAAAAGAAGACAATGGGTATCTGTACTTCACGGCAGAAACACCGGGATTCTCGTTCTTTGCAATAACAGGAAAAGCTGTAGAGAAAGAAAAAGTAGCTGAAACAAAGCCTTCAACCAACACTTCAAAACTTGAGAAGAACAATACAGCAGCAGAAAACAAAACCGAACAAAAAGCCGAACAAAAAACCGAACAGGAAGCAGGAAAGAGTAAAATCTCAAGCATACCCGGATTTGAAGCGCTTTATGTAGTAGTTTGCCTTTTCATGGTACTCCTGCATAAAAGAAAATAA
- a CDS encoding NosD domain-containing protein: protein MNRFVSLTVAILIFTFGSSIGTAAELTVQPGESIQSAVNNATAGDEIVVSPGNYNENVVITKDDIVIRSGSGNFEDTVITANDNATNVFSIDADKVTITGLTIKGAGLDRSGIYLSGSNNCTIDNNRLVNNALGIYVQYSMYNSILNNTVEQGKRAVNIERSHYNVITNNEVSNQRFGIYVTASEGNKISENKANMNSNHGIVLENCNNTRLENNTVNANGGSGVHIVYSNGNTLIGNAADSNVGYGISLTDSGNSSIENNTAVNSTRAILLLRSGESTVLNNLASNSAFGIRISSGMNSNISGNEVSNNNNSGISLLNSVNCTVSENVLSNNTIGVDLELSNNTVVVNNSLKEGGRGISLRDSSYNLVSNNTALNNRYGMYIMRSQWNTLFNNTVSTSVNHGIVLANSTDNTFTNNTFNSNGGHGAYLTNSSVNTFENNIASGNSRGIYLISSSGNKILNNKVLDNREYAVLLSYCTDNNVSGNEASNSGRGIHLSTSQNNVISRNIIAMNSVSGIFMSSTSNGNTVFDNYLNNVVNSDIKGGSEGNVLNVTKTAGTNIVGGPFIGGNFWAKPDGSGFSQTATDADGDGIADAAYKLPGNNYSDFLPLVNGSEPKQSVKPQVNLNTTSTEITGTETTANETDKAEANKMENQTEVSKSENETEVNMSETNTTNLSDDSKTNTGTDETKDAE, encoded by the coding sequence ATAAACCGATTTGTCAGTTTAACAGTAGCTATCCTTATTTTTACATTTGGTTCAAGTATAGGTACGGCGGCTGAGCTCACGGTTCAGCCAGGGGAATCAATACAATCCGCAGTAAATAATGCAACTGCCGGAGATGAAATAGTTGTAAGTCCAGGAAATTACAATGAGAATGTCGTAATAACGAAAGACGATATAGTAATAAGGTCAGGTTCTGGAAATTTTGAAGACACCGTAATTACGGCCAATGATAACGCAACAAATGTGTTCTCTATAGATGCGGATAAAGTAACAATTACAGGACTGACTATCAAGGGAGCTGGACTGGATAGGTCAGGAATCTATCTATCGGGGTCCAATAACTGTACCATAGACAATAATAGACTCGTTAATAATGCCCTGGGAATATATGTACAGTATTCAATGTACAATAGTATCCTTAACAATACAGTGGAACAGGGTAAGAGAGCTGTTAATATTGAGAGGTCACACTATAACGTAATCACAAATAATGAGGTCTCAAACCAGAGGTTTGGAATTTATGTCACTGCCTCTGAAGGAAACAAAATTTCGGAAAATAAGGCAAATATGAACTCTAACCACGGTATTGTCCTGGAAAACTGCAACAATACCAGGCTGGAAAACAATACCGTAAATGCAAATGGCGGTTCCGGTGTCCATATAGTATATTCAAACGGTAATACCCTGATAGGTAATGCAGCAGATTCAAACGTAGGTTATGGTATTTCTCTTACTGATTCAGGTAACAGCAGTATTGAAAATAATACAGCGGTCAACAGCACTCGGGCTATCTTACTTTTAAGATCGGGTGAAAGTACGGTTCTGAATAATCTCGCTTCAAACAGTGCGTTCGGTATCCGGATTTCGTCAGGAATGAACAGCAATATCTCAGGAAATGAGGTCTCAAATAATAATAACTCAGGTATTTCTTTACTAAACTCTGTTAACTGTACAGTCAGTGAAAATGTACTGTCAAATAATACCATAGGAGTTGATCTGGAGTTATCCAACAATACCGTTGTTGTTAACAACAGCCTCAAGGAAGGCGGCAGGGGGATCAGCCTGAGGGATTCGAGTTACAACCTGGTGTCAAACAATACAGCTTTAAACAACAGGTATGGAATGTATATCATGCGTTCGCAGTGGAATACATTGTTTAATAATACTGTAAGTACAAGCGTTAACCACGGCATTGTGCTGGCAAATTCCACTGATAATACCTTTACAAACAATACTTTTAATTCAAACGGAGGTCACGGGGCTTATTTGACCAATTCCAGTGTCAATACCTTTGAAAATAATATAGCTTCAGGTAATAGCAGAGGCATTTATCTGATATCGTCCAGTGGTAATAAAATCCTGAACAATAAAGTTCTGGACAACAGGGAATATGCAGTCCTGCTATCGTACTGCACGGATAATAATGTTTCCGGAAATGAAGCTTCCAATAGCGGCCGTGGAATTCACCTGAGTACTTCCCAGAATAATGTTATCTCAAGAAATATCATTGCTATGAACAGCGTCTCAGGCATTTTCATGAGCTCTACAAGTAATGGCAATACCGTCTTTGATAATTACCTTAATAACGTTGTTAATTCAGACATTAAAGGAGGAAGTGAAGGAAATGTTTTGAACGTGACAAAAACTGCTGGCACCAATATTGTTGGCGGGCCATTTATAGGAGGTAACTTCTGGGCAAAACCCGATGGCTCCGGATTTTCTCAGACTGCAACCGATGCGGACGGAGATGGAATTGCTGATGCTGCGTACAAACTTCCAGGCAATAATTACTCGGACTTCCTGCCTCTTGTAAATGGCTCTGAACCCAAACAGTCTGTAAAGCCTCAAGTAAACTTGAATACTACCAGTACTGAAATAACTGGTACCGAGACCACTGCCAACGAAACAGATAAGGCAGAAGCTAATAAAATGGAAAATCAGACTGAGGTAAGTAAGAGCGAAAATGAGACTGAAGTAAACATGTCGGAAACAAATACAACAAATCTGTCCGATGACAGTAAAACAAACACTGGCACCGATGAAACGAAAGATGCCGAGTAA